In the genome of Diabrotica undecimpunctata isolate CICGRU unplaced genomic scaffold, icDiaUnde3 ctg00001659.1, whole genome shotgun sequence, one region contains:
- the LOC140431666 gene encoding uncharacterized protein, which produces MVTWRSNDGRTRNQIDHVLIDGRHSSSIIDVRTRRGPDSDTDHFLVKAKLRNRISTQTTDKQMKIERWNVSKLEEKEGKRQYQLELRNRFQLLETKENERENIDQKWHSIKTIITETAEKCIGRKRKSKKK; this is translated from the coding sequence ATGGTAACATGGAGATCAAATGATGGAAGAACGAGGAACCAAATTGATCACGTATTAATTGATGGGAGACATTCCAGTAGTATAATAGACGTAAGAACTAGACGGGGGCCAGATAGTGATACAGACCATTTCCTAGTAAAGGCCAAGCTCAGAAATAGAATCTCAACACAAACAACAGACAAACAGATGAAGATCGAAAGATGGAATGTGTCTAAATTGGAAGAAAAAGAGGGAAAGAGACAATACCAACTAGAATTGAGAAACAGATTCCAGTTGTTGGAAAcgaaagaaaatgaaagagaaaatatagaccaGAAATGGCACTCCATTAAAACGATCATTACAGAAACAGCAGAGAAGTGTATAGGTCGGAAGAGAaaaagcaaaaagaaataa